In the Advenella kashmirensis WT001 genome, one interval contains:
- a CDS encoding Bug family tripartite tricarboxylate transporter substrate binding protein translates to MSLNIRTRRFGKTGICLFFVSALMTAGAGHAQQTDTSKWQPGKGEFIVPAGPGGALDTAARMISHLLQTKNLYPNLVVVNNPGGNMAIALNALDKHKGDGNYVMTSVSSLMNQEILGKIQHKLSDYTEIATLFDEYVAVAVRADSPYKNIHDLIAKFKASPGTLNVGVATSIGNHIHVGIASPLKKAGVDISKMTVVPYKSSSESMTALQGGHLDVVAATTPNLIGLLKSGAIRVLAIGAPDRLSSPFENVPTWVEEGIDVVPSSAQGVLGPKDMPKEQLDVWVDMLATIAATEEWKAFLAKNHWREHYLGPEDTRQYRAREYKQIRTVLTDLGLVKK, encoded by the coding sequence ATGAGTCTTAATATTCGGACCAGACGGTTCGGCAAAACAGGCATCTGCCTATTTTTTGTCTCTGCATTGATGACGGCCGGCGCCGGTCATGCACAACAGACGGACACCAGCAAGTGGCAGCCTGGCAAAGGTGAGTTCATTGTGCCGGCAGGCCCGGGCGGGGCGCTTGACACTGCAGCCCGGATGATTTCGCATTTATTGCAAACGAAAAATTTGTATCCCAATCTTGTCGTAGTGAACAATCCAGGCGGCAATATGGCCATCGCCCTTAACGCCCTGGATAAACACAAGGGTGACGGCAATTACGTGATGACCTCGGTCAGTTCGCTCATGAACCAGGAAATACTGGGCAAAATCCAGCACAAGTTGAGTGACTACACAGAGATCGCGACGCTGTTCGACGAATATGTTGCGGTCGCGGTTCGGGCTGACTCTCCATATAAAAATATCCACGATCTGATTGCCAAGTTCAAGGCATCTCCTGGAACCTTAAATGTCGGTGTGGCGACCTCCATTGGCAACCATATTCATGTCGGCATCGCGAGCCCCTTGAAAAAGGCGGGTGTCGACATCAGCAAAATGACCGTGGTGCCCTACAAATCCTCGTCCGAGTCCATGACTGCATTGCAGGGTGGCCATCTTGATGTTGTCGCCGCCACCACGCCCAATCTTATCGGGCTGCTCAAAAGCGGCGCAATACGGGTTCTGGCCATCGGTGCGCCTGATCGCCTGAGTTCGCCTTTTGAAAATGTACCGACCTGGGTAGAAGAAGGCATTGACGTCGTGCCAAGTTCTGCACAAGGAGTATTGGGCCCCAAGGATATGCCCAAGGAGCAGCTTGATGTGTGGGTGGATATGCTGGCCACCATCGCCGCCACTGAAGAATGGAAGGCATTCCTGGCCAAGAACCATTGGCGGGAACACTATCTTGGCCCAGAAGACACGCGTCAATATCGGGCTCGCGAATACAAGCAGATCCGCACTGTGCTGACGGATCTGGGACTGGTAAAAAAATAG
- a CDS encoding aspartate dehydrogenase has product MQDLRIGIAGFGAIGRSIATQLTNGVAGVQLAAVGVRDPAAPPTFDWKDTPVPQFVLLDQMEACCDIVIECAPAQLLPHIAIPFLEKGKKVICLSSGALLAHPELVELAKAHDGQILIASGAIVGLDAILGAAEGTIESVRMTSRKPLRGFAGAPFLQAQNIDVMTFTEPTMLFSGTAREAAAGFPANLNVAASVALAGVGPDKTFLEVWADPFLERNTHRIEVVSDAALLSVEIQNIPSDNPKTGRITAQSVVALLRKLRAPLSVGT; this is encoded by the coding sequence ATGCAAGACTTACGTATTGGAATAGCAGGCTTTGGTGCAATCGGCCGGTCTATCGCAACCCAACTGACTAACGGCGTTGCAGGCGTACAGCTTGCGGCAGTGGGTGTCAGGGACCCGGCCGCGCCGCCGACATTCGACTGGAAAGACACGCCTGTGCCACAGTTTGTCCTGCTGGATCAGATGGAGGCCTGCTGCGATATTGTGATTGAATGTGCGCCGGCGCAATTGTTGCCGCACATTGCCATTCCGTTTCTGGAAAAGGGAAAAAAGGTGATCTGCCTGAGCAGCGGCGCACTGCTGGCACACCCCGAGCTGGTGGAACTGGCCAAAGCCCATGACGGGCAAATTCTCATTGCATCAGGCGCCATTGTCGGGCTGGACGCCATTCTGGGCGCAGCCGAAGGCACGATTGAATCGGTCAGGATGACTTCGCGCAAGCCGCTAAGGGGCTTTGCGGGTGCGCCATTTTTGCAAGCGCAGAATATCGATGTGATGACGTTCACGGAACCTACCATGCTTTTTTCCGGAACGGCCCGCGAGGCCGCAGCCGGCTTTCCGGCCAATCTGAATGTGGCAGCCAGCGTCGCACTGGCCGGTGTCGGTCCCGACAAAACTTTCCTGGAGGTGTGGGCGGACCCTTTTCTGGAGCGCAATACGCATCGCATCGAGGTCGTTTCCGATGCGGCGCTGCTGTCGGTGGAAATCCAGAATATTCCCTCTGACAACCCCAAAACGGGGCGTATTACCGCGCAAAGCGTTGTTGCCTTGCTGCGCAAATTGCGTGCACCGTTGAGCGTTGGCACCTGA
- a CDS encoding DMT family transporter translates to MGCPVWPGKRHGYHVSLHGHGESKISQVVPVVAVLGAAIPVLVSIFLLGERPGVLALSGVVLALPSIWMVSGAGRPGDDKGMDGLSDCLVAGLGVALQYTAMGHVSAESGVWPLVANRTVSIMLVVAYGRTVGRRLHIPAGYLWSALWIGAAASGSLALYALSTRYSMLSISVVLSSLYPVIPTVLAVWLLRERLVPIQLVGLMSAAAAVVLITVE, encoded by the coding sequence ATGGGGTGCCCTGTCTGGCCTGGGAAGCGGCATGGCTATCATGTTTCTCTACACGGGCATGGGGAAAGCAAAATCAGCCAGGTCGTTCCTGTGGTCGCGGTGTTGGGCGCTGCCATTCCGGTTTTGGTCAGCATATTCCTGCTCGGGGAGCGACCTGGCGTACTCGCGCTCTCTGGCGTAGTGCTGGCGCTCCCGTCTATCTGGATGGTGTCCGGAGCCGGGCGACCCGGCGATGACAAAGGGATGGACGGGCTGTCTGACTGCCTGGTCGCCGGGTTGGGTGTAGCCCTGCAATATACGGCAATGGGTCATGTGTCTGCAGAGTCCGGCGTGTGGCCGCTGGTAGCCAATCGGACGGTGTCCATTATGCTTGTTGTTGCCTACGGCAGGACTGTTGGTCGGCGACTGCATATCCCTGCCGGGTATCTCTGGAGCGCCTTGTGGATTGGCGCGGCTGCTTCGGGTTCATTAGCATTGTATGCGCTATCTACCCGCTATTCTATGTTGTCGATTTCGGTTGTGCTATCTTCTTTATATCCGGTGATTCCAACGGTGCTGGCCGTATGGCTGCTTAGGGAACGGCTCGTACCCATACAACTGGTCGGACTGATGAGTGCAGCCGCCGCCGTGGTCCTTATCACCGTCGAATAA
- a CDS encoding DUF4142 domain-containing protein, translated as MLSVQLKKILFISALCVVPVTGSAQSTNPATDMKPETATRPHENELPGSDESFLNNAAEAGLAEIAGAKLAQKKARSSQVKDFAEKMIADHTKVNDELKALATNKGVTVSTEPSIAQKAELQALEILDDTFDKNYVDRLAVAAHESTIELFREAAEKGEDVDVKSFAKAKLPSLESHLQMARALQTATNTEK; from the coding sequence ATGTTATCCGTCCAATTGAAAAAAATACTGTTTATTTCTGCATTATGTGTGGTGCCGGTGACGGGATCGGCGCAGTCGACCAACCCGGCTACGGATATGAAGCCGGAGACAGCGACACGGCCGCATGAAAACGAGCTGCCCGGCAGCGACGAGTCCTTCCTTAATAATGCCGCCGAAGCCGGGCTGGCCGAGATTGCCGGCGCGAAACTGGCGCAGAAAAAGGCACGGTCCAGTCAGGTCAAGGATTTTGCTGAAAAAATGATCGCTGATCATACCAAGGTCAATGATGAACTCAAGGCACTGGCAACGAACAAGGGTGTCACTGTATCGACCGAACCTTCAATAGCGCAAAAAGCGGAACTGCAGGCGCTGGAAATTCTGGATGATACTTTTGACAAGAACTACGTTGACAGACTGGCGGTAGCGGCGCACGAAAGCACAATAGAGCTGTTCAGGGAAGCGGCGGAGAAAGGTGAAGATGTAGACGTCAAGTCCTTCGCCAAAGCCAAACTGCCGTCCCTGGAGTCCCATTTGCAGATGGCCAGGGCACTACAAACGGCAACCAATACAGAAAAGTAG
- a CDS encoding ferritin-like domain-containing protein: MQKHDTPGTNRSGSTLNPSLIQTQLAFAESVAATPVQGSENIKTVRMQYIAHADVVGSPAPLLNQDSALGKALSERGLEAQIFADKLGQRLAFERSGVRLYEALMDKVLATEFAGKPELTADIGHICQEETEHFLMLKNIMEYLGADPTAITPAANVSGVAAQGFLQVITDPRTTLPQCLEAMLSLELTDSTCWEHLIEAADKADMDAVTENFRQAAETEKEHVQIIEKWLKAVTYV, from the coding sequence ATGCAGAAACATGACACACCAGGTACAAACCGTAGTGGCAGTACGCTAAACCCGTCGCTCATACAGACCCAACTGGCTTTTGCCGAATCCGTGGCGGCGACACCGGTGCAAGGTTCGGAAAATATTAAGACCGTTCGCATGCAATACATTGCCCACGCCGACGTCGTCGGCTCGCCTGCACCGTTGCTGAATCAGGACAGTGCGCTGGGAAAAGCGCTGAGCGAAAGGGGCCTGGAGGCACAAATATTTGCCGATAAGCTTGGCCAGCGGCTCGCTTTTGAAAGAAGCGGCGTACGTCTGTATGAGGCCCTGATGGACAAGGTACTGGCGACAGAATTCGCGGGTAAGCCGGAACTGACTGCTGATATTGGTCACATTTGTCAGGAGGAAACAGAGCATTTTCTTATGCTCAAGAACATCATGGAGTACCTGGGCGCCGATCCCACTGCGATCACGCCGGCAGCCAATGTCAGTGGCGTGGCGGCCCAGGGCTTTTTGCAGGTTATCACCGATCCGCGTACAACGCTGCCGCAGTGCCTGGAGGCGATGCTATCGCTGGAATTGACCGACAGCACCTGTTGGGAGCACTTGATTGAAGCGGCCGATAAAGCGGATATGGACGCGGTCACCGAGAATTTCCGGCAAGCTGCGGAAACTGAGAAAGAGCACGTGCAAATCATAGAGAAGTGGCTCAAGGCAGTGACGTACGTCTAG
- a CDS encoding glycosyltransferase: MQTIAVVSEHASPLAALGGVDSGGQNLYVAHVARGLAHLGHRVDIYTRLDNPGLPAQLDWYDNVRIIHVPAGPAIALPKESLLPHMKAFGQYMQNYVRDHGIDYDVIHANFFMSAMAALPLARMSGTPLAVTFHALGKVRRMHQSQNDHFSDHRFAIEEEIVRHADCIIAECPQDRQDLIDLYEADPRHIKMVPCGYDPDELAPMDKQKARQVLGWDPSAYYILQLGRMVPRKGIDTVIRALSRLRDVHKIDARLCVVGGNLSDVNLADIDEYERLSAIAVEMQVDRWVNFAGSRARHELSRYYGASDVFVTTPWYEPFGITPLEAMACERPVIGSNTGGIKYTIVDGKTGFLVPPRNPDATAEKLAILAQAPELAQTMGRAGARRAQRMFTWQQVSMQLSGIFQELGSQAAMPYGYARSLDAPAIH, from the coding sequence ATGCAAACAATAGCGGTTGTCAGTGAACATGCATCTCCATTGGCTGCACTGGGCGGCGTCGACAGCGGTGGACAGAATCTGTATGTGGCCCATGTTGCGCGCGGGCTGGCGCATCTTGGTCATCGTGTAGATATTTATACCCGGCTGGACAATCCCGGTCTGCCCGCCCAATTGGACTGGTATGACAACGTGCGGATCATCCACGTTCCCGCCGGTCCTGCAATAGCCTTGCCCAAGGAAAGCCTGTTGCCACATATGAAGGCCTTCGGACAGTATATGCAGAACTACGTGCGTGATCACGGGATTGACTATGACGTGATTCATGCCAACTTTTTCATGTCGGCCATGGCAGCACTGCCGCTGGCCAGGATGTCGGGCACCCCCCTGGCGGTTACCTTTCATGCCCTGGGCAAAGTCCGGCGCATGCATCAGTCGCAAAACGATCATTTCTCTGACCATCGTTTCGCAATCGAAGAGGAAATCGTGCGTCATGCCGATTGTATTATTGCGGAGTGCCCTCAGGACCGGCAGGACCTGATAGATCTGTATGAAGCCGATCCACGGCATATCAAAATGGTGCCTTGTGGCTACGATCCGGATGAACTGGCGCCCATGGACAAACAAAAGGCGCGCCAGGTTCTGGGCTGGGACCCATCGGCGTATTACATCCTCCAGCTGGGACGCATGGTGCCACGCAAAGGAATAGACACGGTGATTCGTGCCTTATCCCGCTTGCGTGACGTGCACAAAATTGACGCCCGATTGTGTGTTGTGGGCGGCAATCTGTCGGACGTGAATCTGGCCGACATCGATGAATACGAACGACTCAGCGCCATTGCAGTTGAAATGCAGGTAGATCGCTGGGTGAATTTTGCGGGTAGCCGGGCGCGTCATGAGCTAAGCCGCTACTACGGCGCCAGTGACGTCTTCGTGACGACGCCCTGGTACGAGCCCTTCGGTATTACACCCCTGGAAGCAATGGCATGTGAGCGCCCGGTGATAGGGTCAAATACGGGTGGCATCAAATACACCATTGTTGACGGCAAGACCGGCTTTCTGGTCCCGCCCCGGAACCCTGACGCGACAGCAGAGAAACTGGCCATTCTGGCACAGGCCCCTGAGCTGGCGCAAACAATGGGCCGGGCGGGGGCCCGGCGGGCGCAACGTATGTTCACCTGGCAGCAGGTAAGCATGCAATTATCCGGCATATTTCAAGAACTGGGCAGCCAAGCCGCAATGCCTTACGGTTATGCACGATCCTTGGACGCGCCTGCTATTCACTAA
- a CDS encoding SDR family oxidoreductase yields the protein MDVDDYEHLSGRVVLVTGGGRGLGAAICETLAREGAQVAVADINKAAAQKVADEIIFCGHTAQAYAMDVNDERAISKVLDSIVNRFGHLDAIVNNAGIDVTVGIRQMETADWHRVIATNLTGPFLVAKHGLSHLCAGGHVINIASTAARRAWPNASAYHASKWGLLGLTHALHAELREEGIKVSAVIAGGMRTPFLLERFPDLDVQLLQDPKNVARAIKFVLTQPPETVIPEIMVLPMKETSWP from the coding sequence ATGGACGTTGACGACTACGAACACCTTTCAGGCCGTGTGGTGCTGGTCACGGGTGGCGGTCGCGGACTTGGCGCTGCGATCTGCGAGACACTGGCCCGCGAGGGCGCCCAGGTGGCTGTCGCGGATATCAATAAGGCAGCGGCGCAAAAGGTGGCGGATGAGATTATTTTCTGCGGGCACACGGCGCAGGCCTACGCCATGGATGTGAATGATGAGCGGGCAATCAGCAAGGTGCTCGATAGTATCGTGAATCGGTTCGGACATCTGGATGCCATCGTTAACAATGCCGGCATCGATGTCACGGTAGGGATCAGACAAATGGAGACGGCAGATTGGCACCGGGTTATCGCTACCAATCTGACCGGTCCGTTCCTGGTTGCCAAACACGGACTGAGTCATTTGTGTGCTGGCGGGCATGTCATCAATATCGCGTCTACGGCAGCCCGCCGCGCATGGCCGAATGCCAGTGCGTACCATGCCAGCAAATGGGGCCTGTTGGGGCTGACCCATGCACTGCATGCAGAGCTGCGGGAGGAGGGCATCAAAGTATCCGCAGTCATTGCCGGGGGCATGCGTACGCCGTTCCTGCTGGAGCGCTTTCCCGATCTTGATGTGCAATTGCTGCAGGATCCGAAAAACGTTGCGAGAGCAATCAAATTTGTGCTGACGCAACCGCCCGAAACGGTGATTCCTGAAATCATGGTGCTGCCGATGAAGGAGACATCATGGCCCTGA
- a CDS encoding D-glycero-alpha-D-manno-heptose-1,7-bisphosphate 7-phosphatase — MALRPAIFLDKDGTVLQDVPYNVDPANMIFAPGAAAGLARLALLGVPLYVITNQPGIALGRFCLDDLADMQQHLSQMFTQVGATLDGLYFCPHHPEGTVPQYACECECRKPAPGLLLHAAKQHGIDLARSWLIGDILNDIEAGNRAGCQTILIDNGNETEWDLDQGRTPDYRVADLEEASRFVLGQRVHLTELYS, encoded by the coding sequence ATGGCCCTGAGACCTGCAATTTTCCTGGATAAGGACGGCACGGTGCTGCAGGATGTCCCTTATAACGTGGACCCTGCCAATATGATATTTGCGCCGGGCGCGGCTGCAGGTTTGGCGCGGCTGGCCCTATTAGGTGTGCCGCTATACGTGATTACCAACCAGCCCGGCATTGCCCTGGGTAGGTTCTGCCTGGATGACCTGGCCGATATGCAGCAGCACTTGTCCCAGATGTTCACACAGGTGGGCGCCACGCTCGACGGATTATATTTTTGTCCGCATCATCCAGAGGGTACCGTGCCCCAGTACGCCTGCGAATGCGAATGTCGCAAGCCGGCGCCCGGCTTGCTGCTGCACGCGGCGAAACAACATGGCATTGATCTGGCACGCTCCTGGTTGATCGGCGATATTCTTAACGACATCGAAGCGGGTAACCGTGCTGGATGCCAGACCATCCTGATCGACAACGGCAACGAAACCGAATGGGATCTGGACCAGGGCCGTACGCCTGACTATCGCGTCGCGGATCTGGAAGAGGCAAGCCGGTTTGTGCTCGGGCAGCGCGTTCATCTGACGGAGTTATATTCATGA
- a CDS encoding glycosyltransferase family 9 protein, with protein sequence MTERQHWKHARKILCIRLDNMGDVLMTTPAMRALKTAVPGRSITLLASPAGVALAPHMPFVDSTITYNAPWLKNADNCPMADEQTLQALRAGHFDAAVIFTVYSQSPLPAALLCRLAGIPMTLAYCRENPIGYCQTGCLRPSPSWLRGMKCNANWIWLRRCRLFLPIPA encoded by the coding sequence ATGACCGAGAGACAGCACTGGAAACATGCACGGAAAATACTGTGCATCCGACTGGACAATATGGGCGATGTGCTCATGACGACCCCGGCGATGCGAGCGCTGAAAACTGCCGTTCCCGGTCGCAGCATCACGCTGCTGGCATCGCCGGCCGGTGTGGCGCTGGCGCCTCATATGCCTTTTGTCGATAGCACCATCACGTATAACGCGCCGTGGCTCAAGAACGCTGATAATTGTCCCATGGCGGACGAGCAAACGCTGCAGGCGTTGCGTGCCGGGCATTTCGATGCTGCCGTTATTTTTACCGTGTACAGCCAAAGTCCTTTGCCTGCAGCGCTGCTATGCCGGTTGGCAGGCATACCGATGACACTGGCGTATTGTCGTGAAAACCCTATTGGTTACTGTCAGACTGGGTGCCTGAGACCGAGCCCGAGTTGGTTACGCGGCATGAAGTGCAACGCCAACTGGATTTGGTTGCGCAGGTGCAGGCTGTTTCTCCCGATCCCCGCTTAG
- a CDS encoding glycosyltransferase family 9 protein codes for MQAVSPDPRLVFVTRSADRVSLRAKLMLRNIDPDGDWIVAHCGATAASRRYPPEHYVEALRQLGNRAGQVILTGNEAEQAMTQQIAQQCADRVPCFDLAGTLTLGEFACLLEDASLLLSNNTGPVHIAAAVGTPVVDLYALTNPQHTPWMVPHRVLFHDVPCKYCYRSVCPQAHHNCLRLVAPETVCEAVTGLLADTRPRPQMRAVV; via the coding sequence GTGCAGGCTGTTTCTCCCGATCCCCGCTTAGTGTTCGTGACACGCAGCGCTGACCGTGTCAGCTTGCGGGCAAAGCTTATGCTGCGCAACATTGACCCGGATGGTGACTGGATTGTGGCGCATTGCGGAGCGACTGCCGCTTCGCGGCGTTATCCGCCAGAGCATTACGTAGAGGCGTTACGGCAACTGGGCAATCGGGCCGGCCAGGTGATTCTGACCGGCAATGAGGCCGAGCAGGCCATGACACAGCAGATCGCCCAACAATGTGCGGATCGTGTGCCTTGTTTTGATCTGGCCGGTACCTTGACGCTGGGCGAGTTCGCCTGTCTGCTGGAAGACGCCTCTTTGCTGCTGTCCAATAATACCGGGCCCGTGCATATTGCTGCAGCGGTGGGAACCCCGGTAGTGGATCTGTATGCCCTGACCAATCCGCAACATACGCCCTGGATGGTGCCCCATCGGGTTCTGTTTCATGATGTCCCATGCAAGTACTGCTATCGCAGTGTGTGTCCGCAAGCGCATCACAATTGTCTGCGCCTGGTCGCGCCCGAGACGGTATGCGAGGCAGTCACCGGTTTGCTGGCTGACACCAGACCGCGTCCGCAAATGCGGGCTGTCGTCTGA
- a CDS encoding glycosyltransferase family 2 protein — MSTVRPPQISVVVPTYCRPDLLSRCLHALVRQTLFPADYEIIVCDDGPTVQAARVVDAIRAAMPDGPMIHYLEVIDTQGPAAARNHGWRWSRAAAIAFTDDDTVPDPGWLAAGLQALNAAPTR, encoded by the coding sequence ATGAGTACAGTCAGGCCACCACAGATCAGTGTTGTCGTGCCCACGTATTGCAGACCGGACCTGTTGTCCCGTTGCCTGCACGCCCTGGTGCGCCAGACCCTGTTTCCCGCCGATTACGAAATCATTGTTTGTGATGACGGTCCGACGGTGCAGGCTGCCCGGGTTGTCGACGCGATCAGGGCCGCGATGCCGGACGGACCCATGATCCACTATCTGGAGGTGATCGATACCCAGGGACCAGCCGCGGCGCGTAATCACGGCTGGCGTTGGTCACGGGCGGCGGCCATTGCGTTTACCGACGATGACACTGTACCCGATCCGGGCTGGCTTGCCGCCGGCCTGCAAGCGCTCAACGCAGCGCCGACGCGGTAA
- a CDS encoding glycosyltransferase family 2 protein codes for MPLPSNPSDLERDAAGLANAEFVTANCFIRRAALLRVGGFDERFEMAWREDSDLHFNLIEAGYSIVKTPTAVVVHPLRHMAFAAGIGMQRKMVYDVLLYRKHPVLYRERIRTGPPWFYLVVSFLLALTVLSALAGNHDLALVSLILWSLLTLRFFLKRMTHSAMTARNALELMLTSIVIPPLAIFWRVVGIARYGAGFP; via the coding sequence ATGCCGTTGCCCAGCAATCCGTCGGACCTGGAACGCGATGCTGCAGGGCTGGCCAATGCGGAATTTGTCACGGCAAACTGCTTTATACGCCGCGCGGCCCTGTTGCGCGTGGGCGGGTTTGACGAGCGCTTTGAGATGGCGTGGCGCGAGGACTCCGATCTGCATTTCAATTTAATCGAAGCGGGGTATTCGATCGTTAAGACGCCCACCGCTGTGGTGGTGCATCCCCTAAGGCACATGGCCTTTGCAGCGGGTATCGGCATGCAGAGAAAAATGGTTTATGACGTCCTGCTATATCGCAAACATCCGGTGCTTTACCGGGAGCGGATTCGCACCGGCCCGCCCTGGTTTTACCTTGTCGTATCCTTTTTGCTGGCCCTGACCGTCTTGAGTGCGCTGGCCGGCAATCACGACCTCGCATTGGTTTCGCTGATTCTCTGGTCGTTATTGACCTTGCGGTTTTTTCTGAAAAGGATGACCCATAGCGCAATGACAGCGCGCAACGCGCTTGAGCTAATGCTTACTTCAATTGTCATACCGCCATTGGCCATATTCTGGCGTGTTGTCGGTATTGCTCGTTACGGAGCGGGGTTTCCATGA
- a CDS encoding glycosyltransferase family 9 protein: MSTGAINWGTPMEKVAVFRALNLGDMLCAIPAIRGLRRRLPGAHISLIGLPAALPVMQRFPGFFDEFIAFPGDPAFPEQPVRESDLPGFYAAMRRRRFDLVLQMHGSGRRANTLVRTLGPCSGAGLFLNRGRLNQAD, encoded by the coding sequence ATGAGTACAGGGGCCATCAACTGGGGCACACCGATGGAGAAGGTAGCGGTCTTCCGGGCCCTCAATTTGGGCGATATGTTATGCGCAATCCCGGCAATACGGGGATTGCGCCGGCGCCTGCCTGGGGCACACATAAGCCTGATCGGGTTGCCAGCCGCACTGCCGGTAATGCAGCGGTTTCCCGGTTTTTTCGATGAGTTCATTGCCTTTCCGGGAGATCCCGCATTCCCTGAACAACCAGTGCGCGAGTCAGATTTGCCCGGCTTTTATGCCGCCATGCGGCGCCGTCGCTTTGATCTGGTGCTGCAAATGCATGGTAGTGGCAGGCGCGCCAACACACTGGTGCGCACACTGGGCCCCTGCAGTGGGGCGGGTTTGTTCCTGAACCGCGGCAGGCTGAACCAGGCCGACTGA
- a CDS encoding glycosyltransferase family 9 protein, with protein sequence MPWPDHLHEVHRYLALLRYIGVEVGDDRLEFPISAVDRHEADSLAARRGLQPEKTVFIHPGARLASRRWPIERFARVARRLAEDGWQIAVTGSQGEADMAHTLRARSGHALHDLCGATTLGALASLLQRGKLLICNDTGVSHLAASVRLPSVVIASGSDVARWAPLDAARHTVLHKPMACRPCAYNACPIGHPCALGVGVERVLNEARRHLQGDARQ encoded by the coding sequence ATGCCGTGGCCGGATCACCTGCATGAAGTGCATCGATATCTGGCCCTGCTCCGGTATATCGGAGTGGAGGTCGGTGACGATAGGCTTGAGTTTCCGATCAGCGCTGTTGACCGGCATGAGGCAGATTCACTTGCCGCGCGCCGGGGTCTGCAGCCGGAAAAGACCGTGTTTATTCATCCCGGTGCACGCCTGGCGTCGCGTCGCTGGCCGATTGAGCGGTTTGCCAGGGTAGCCAGGAGGCTGGCCGAGGATGGCTGGCAGATTGCCGTTACGGGCAGCCAGGGTGAGGCCGATATGGCGCATACGCTGCGTGCGCGTTCCGGGCATGCGCTGCATGACCTATGCGGAGCCACGACGCTGGGCGCGTTGGCCAGCCTTTTGCAACGCGGGAAATTATTGATTTGCAACGACACGGGGGTGTCGCATCTGGCTGCAAGCGTACGCCTGCCCAGCGTGGTCATCGCCTCGGGCAGCGATGTGGCCCGCTGGGCGCCGCTGGATGCCGCTCGTCATACTGTATTGCATAAGCCCATGGCTTGCCGGCCCTGCGCATACAATGCATGTCCTATCGGGCACCCCTGTGCCTTGGGTGTTGGCGTTGAGCGGGTGCTGAACGAAGCGCGACGGCATCTGCAGGGGGACGCAAGGCAATGA
- a CDS encoding glycosyltransferase family 4 protein — protein sequence MTPAQQRLPSVYIEHNPPEPHPTDTRHFFGHDQGVLVHVTRYNALMWDAGTMPVTVIEHGVPEMANVLYSGELERGIVVINNLASRGRRLGADIYAWARASMPLDLIGMGSENIKGGCGEVDNMQVPEYICRYRFFFTPIRYASLGLSLVEAMMAGMPVVGIAATELPYVIQNGINGYVDHRPSALLDVCNKLLKDPELARQWGQAARRTAQERFGIDRYVDDWQRLLYELVGGQSCLK from the coding sequence TTGACGCCGGCCCAGCAGCGTCTTCCGTCTGTCTATATAGAGCACAATCCGCCAGAGCCGCATCCTACGGATACCCGACATTTCTTTGGCCATGATCAAGGTGTGCTGGTACATGTCACCCGATATAACGCGCTGATGTGGGATGCCGGCACCATGCCGGTAACCGTTATTGAGCATGGGGTGCCGGAAATGGCGAATGTTCTCTATAGCGGCGAGCTGGAACGGGGGATTGTGGTCATTAATAACCTGGCCAGCCGCGGACGCCGTCTCGGCGCGGATATCTATGCCTGGGCCCGGGCATCCATGCCGCTGGACCTGATCGGCATGGGCTCGGAAAACATCAAGGGCGGCTGTGGCGAAGTTGACAACATGCAGGTGCCTGAATATATCTGTCGGTACCGATTCTTTTTTACGCCGATCCGCTATGCCAGCCTCGGGCTCTCTCTGGTGGAGGCCATGATGGCGGGTATGCCGGTAGTGGGCATTGCGGCAACCGAGCTGCCCTATGTTATTCAGAATGGCATCAATGGTTATGTGGATCATCGACCTTCAGCGCTGCTTGATGTATGCAACAAGTTGCTGAAAGATCCAGAACTGGCGCGGCAATGGGGGCAGGCCGCAAGGCGAACTGCGCAGGAACGCTTCGGTATAGACCGTTACGTGGACGACTGGCAGCGGCTGCTTTATGAACTGGTGGGAGGCCAATCATGTCTGAAATAA